One window of Camelina sativa cultivar DH55 chromosome 4, Cs, whole genome shotgun sequence genomic DNA carries:
- the LOC104783853 gene encoding subtilisin-like protease SBT4.5: protein MTRPALSSCLSSCLFVFALLVSFAAAAENEQDKQVYIVYMGALPARVDYMPMSHHASILQDVTGESSIEDRLVRNYKRSFNGFAAWLTEFEREILASMDEVVSVFPSKILKLQTTTSWNFMGLKEGKRTKRNNLVESDTIIGVIDSGIYPESDSFSGKGFGPPPKKWKGVCEGGRNFTCNNKLIGARYYTPKLEGFAESARDNMGHGSHTASTAAGNAVKHVSFYGLGNGTVRGGVPAARIAVYKVCDPGVNGCTTDGILAAFDDAIADKVDLITISIGGDNGSPFEADPIAIGAFHAMAKGILTINSAGNSGPQRSTVSSIAPWIFTVAASNTNRAFVTKVVLGNGKTVVGRSVNSFELNGRKHPLVYGQSASSSCGDASARFCSPGCLDSKLVKGKIVLCDSPQNSDVAQAMGAVASIVKSRNGDVALIFSFPVSILSEDEYNTVLSYMNSTINPKATVLKSETIFNQKAPVVASYSSRGPNTIIPDILKPDITAPGSEILAAYSPDGPPSKSDTRRVKYSVDTGTSMSCPHVAGVAAYLKTFHPSWSPSMIQSAIMTTAWPMSVSTSPFNEMAEFAYGAGHVDPIAAVHPGLVYEATKSDHIAFLCGLNYTGKNLRLISGDSSSCTKEQSNSLPRNLNYPSMTAQVSAAEPFKLTFHRTVTNVGMGNGTYKAKVVGSKLNVKVFPEVLFLKSLHMKKSFKVTVSGKGPEADQNFVSAHLIWSDGVHSVRSPIVVYATN from the exons ATGACAAGACCTGCTCTCTCCTCTTGTCTATCCTCATGTCTCTTTGTCTTTGCCTTGCTTGTGAGTTTTGCCGCAGCAGCCGAAAATGAACAAGACAAACAG GTGTATATTGTATACATGGGTGCACTCCCTGCTCGTGTTGACTACATGCCAATGTCCCATCATGCTAGTATTCTTCAAGATGTCACCGGAGAGAG TTCGATCGAGGATCGTTTGGTTAGGAATTATAAAAGGAGTTTCAACGGATTCGCAGCCTGGCTAACCGAATTCGAAAGAGAGATACTAGCAA GTATGGACGAAGTTGTGTCTGTGTTTCCAAGCAAGATACTGAAGCTCCAAACAACGACGTCCTGGAATTTTATGGGCCTCAAAGAAGGCAAAAGGACAAAGCGAAACAATCTTGTAGAGAGCGATACAATCATTGGTGTTATCGACAGTGGAATCTACCCTGAATCGGACAGCTTCAGCGGCAAAGGCTTTGGTCCCCCTCCTAAAAAATGGAAAGGTGTTTGCGAAGGTGGCAGAAACTTCACTTGCAACAA CAAGCTTATTGGAGCACGGTACTACACACCCAAACTAGAAGGGTTTGCTGAGTCAGCGAGGGACAACATGGGACATGGCTCACACACAGCATCCACGGCAGCTGGAAACGCTGTGAAGCACGTAAGCTTTTATGGACTCGGTAATGGAACCGTGAGAGGTGGCGTCCCAGCTGCTAGAATAGCGGTTTATAAAGTATGTGACCCTGGCGTCAATGGGTGCACCACTGATGGAATTCTAGCCGCATTTGACGATGCCATAGCAGACAAGGTAGACCTTATTACCATCTCCATAGGTGGGGATAACGGTTCACCGTTCGAGGCAGACCCTATCGCTATCGGGGCTTTCCATGCCATGGCCAAGGGAATCCTCACTATAAATTCCGCAGGAAACAGTGGTCCACAACGTAGCACAGTCTCGAGCATTGCGCCTTGGATCTTCACTGTTGCTGCTAGTAATACAAACCGCGCATTTGTCACCAAAGTTGTTCTCGGGAACGGCAAGACAGTTGTC GGAAGATCGGTAAACTCGTTTGAACTTAACGGAAGGAAGCACCCTCTTGTATACGGGCAATCAGCTTCAAGTAGTTGCGGTGATGCTTCAGCCAG GTTCTGCTCACCAGGGTGTCTAGACAGTAAACTTGTGAAAGGAAAGATTGTGTTATGCGATTCCCCGCAAAATTCAGATGTAGCTCAAGCTATGGGAGCCGTTGCATCCATTGTTAAGAGTCGCAATGGAGATGTGGCATTAATCTTCTCTTTTCCAGTGTCTATTCTATCGGAAGACGAATATAACACTGTCCTCTCGTATATGAACTCCACAAT AAACCCCAAAGCAACTGTTCTGAAAAGTGAGACTATCTTTAATCAGAAAGCTCCAGTCGTTGCTTCCTACTCTTCTCGTGGCCCAAACACAATCATTCCTGATATCTTGAAG CCAGATATAACAGCGCCTGGATCAGAGATCCTTGCTGCTTATTCTCCTGATGGCCCACCAAGCAAATCAGACACAAGACGTGTAAAGTACTCTGTTGATACAGGAACTTCAATGTCTTGCCCGCATGTTGCTGGTGTAGCCGCCTACCTAAAAACGTTCCACCCAAGCTGGTCTCCTTCCATGATCCAATCCGCCATCATGACTACCG CTTGGCCAATGAGTGTATCTACTTCTCCATTTAACGAGATGGCCGAGTTTGCCTACGGAGCGGGCCATGTCGATCCGATAGCTGCAGTTCATCCTGGACTCGTTTATGAAGCTACTAAATCCGACCACATCGCCTTTCTTTGTGGCTTGAACTACACCGGGAAGAACTTAAGACTCATTTCCGGTGATAGCAGCAGTTGCACTAAAGAACAAAGTAATTCATTACCCCGAAACCTAAACTATCCATCGATGACTGCTCAAGTCTCGGCGGCAGAACCGTTCAAACTGACTTTCCATAGAACAGTCACTAATGTTGGTATGGGTAACGGCACCTACAAAGCAAAGGTAGTGGGATCTAAACTCAACGTCAAGGTGTTTCCAGAAGTCTTGTTTCTGAAGTCCTTGCACATGAAGAAGTCCTTCAAGGTGACTGTTTCAGGCAAAGGTCCCGAAGCTGATCAAAATTTTGTGTCCGCACACCTGATATGGTCTGATGGTGTTCATTCTGTGAGAAGCCCCATTGTTGTTTATGCTACGAACTGA